One genomic region from Anopheles bellator chromosome 2, idAnoBellAS_SP24_06.2, whole genome shotgun sequence encodes:
- the LOC131208165 gene encoding VWFA and cache domain-containing protein CG16868 has protein sequence MKPAPGFPQHYVRVVRLLLFVTAVAGPGCRAAFASNPIFVNSIVPLISNLSVSLPIHSDNQDHQQQQQQVPSVAIASPSPSASSTTKTATSTTASQTTLNFTPSDRGNLTAAATGESGIQDLARLLESTFEHIRSEELDVTGVQKLYDSMKIGVNVYDDVELVEKIAAKLSRKLDQTVSAVEKLRRYIHQSAANYSTLLNPCPYSELLNPWEDEAPFDLQSFIQSTKLTNASFSKHFSLSGDPSLGTASSASGAFLDFSAFPANADGSDRPRIRVTDQTLDDNNANLQQRFAEQAALLEESNVHVRQQFFLSTLDHASAYKCHYYPRDGRLKSLLLSSVRNKHVFILLDIGSTITYDQLEVAKAISKFVLYLLNENDRIAIVAIGQRTFAPGDGDFPGECPPSQRFLRVTADERERLVEFIDSLNRTKGPTNHSAGFQQAFAAFDELYDSHAEEVPIVFLYLGRALLPVGSPGAANILRTIFQGQIPLPYPVIINSCLILLDEREVQQEKQLIADISTQNYRRYNLSHVDYPPGKMVMIAKHSFDAQRFIVALMEPFLNNGGFIEEHLRVHLPYYDQSLHETLVTLSYPVGVHGLVGADLYLSDLAEDVAYFRRRVQPNDESYAFLIDLQGNTIMHPSYPRPLATRSHPTYVTNIVRLERDYFAPAFKRMMADPEGNLRINHYGTNRTTVYYWKRVRFYIVCLVRSTIDMVGEAAAESTSVTRRLFDAGPQVRYLHQLTSTAVLTGRSSVEYNFIASGSAATTRSLLAALLYHRIDIFPPHHQQSTISGSGNSGLTVCRLVKQLALPDASTLFLSASSFRSPFAHIRNNRDGMSKSEEDNVRSIQNIMAYLRDAYGKLLFANPGLQPDVRGDVLALVQILFDYRMRHEHSNLSSYVVRRYAATVNGVLQTFPGGLLDSELEPTKRPWFVKAMEYPGRLVVTRPYLDAGGAGYVVSVAYTIFDGSYKPATGATTDRSAIAVVAMDFTQGFFYKLLLESASVCGVENIKCFLMDDQGYLVAHPMLTEMPGKAGSVRRAAVEHITHKESQVANDILNHKQLVTKKMCYNYVNRTVQRFYQFNMSLVPGEIVTNLMYGEKTKYQITLIPGTNLFLGVVNSTNDGGAFCPCSTVGNSCLNCNRMEQTECECPCECPLDYDDGSDVASGCGGRSKRPKASGGNLLPTPLCSPLPEELLSMSAINYEPDYEVKSCSNINCEDSTTQGDCLGLVGCEWCQVDVDGENPLTTPFCTAQLACFGGVFGSSTPYGDAAYTGSNMESMLPPAYSSIGPVAGAILALCLVVGFAMYCFRQNADQSGASEQLYDDLVADHCHGLPLSRFDLDDGSPSDDCDAGRTNAKQNLLLNGQQNANYMIIPNVASPYQMSSDYRRPATGGGGGSSSDHGYSTMTHHEESEHLCLAGVGDSHVGAPTASNGSGTKRLSMSDSASISTSVSSPYSNHTGGTGGSFLSKPPMLSCEMKGFPAATGFAVDPITQTVLPSPTSISRTGVFGATVLTAAGTPITNSTPTSGHHILVPVTVHRNMEVS, from the exons ATGAAGCCTGCGCCCGGCTTTCCCCAGCATTATGTTCGCGTGGTCCGGCTGCTCCTGTTCGTCACCGctgtggccggaccgggctgcCGAGCAGCGTTCGCGTCCAACCCAATTTTCGTCAATAGCATAGTTCCTCTGATAAGCAACCTGAGTGTCAGTTTACCGATACACAGCGATAACCAggaccaccaacaacagcagcagcaagtgccTTCCGTGGCGATAGCATCGCCTTCACCTTCAGCGTCATCGACAACGAAAACGGCAACCTCGACCACGGCGTCGCAAACGACGTTAAATTTCACACCTAGCGATCGTGGGAATCTGACagctgcggccaccggcgagtCTGGCATCCAGGATCTGGCCAGATTGCTGGAGTCTACATTCGAACATATCCGCAGCGAGGAGCTCGACGTTACGGGCGTACAG AAACTGTACGACAGTATGAAGATCGGTGTCAATGTCTACGACGACGTCGAGCTGGTGGAAAAGATTGCCGCCAAGCTGTCCCGCAAACTGGATCAAACGGTGTCGGCGGTCGAGAAGCTTCGCCGATACATTCATCAGAGTGCGGCCAACTACAGTACACTGCTAAATCCCTGCCCGTACAGCGAACTCCTCAACCCTTGGGAGGACGAAGCACCGTTCGATCTGCAGAGCTTCATCCAAAGCACGAAGCTCACCAATGCATCGTTCAGCAAACACTTCTCCCTTTCCGGCGATCCGTCACTGGGCACGGCGTCCTCCGCCAGCGGTGCATTTCTCGATTTCAGTGCCTTTCCGGCGAATGCCGACGGATCGGACCGTCCTCGGATACGCGTCACCGATCAGACGCTCGACGATAACAACGCCAACCTGCAGCAGCGGTTCGCCGAACAGGCAGCTCTGCTAGAGGAGAGCAACGTGCACGTCCGCCAGCAGTTTTTCCTCTCCACACTTGATCACGCCAGTGCCTACAAGTGTCACTACTACCCGCGAGACGGGCGCCTGAagtcgctgctgctgtcgagTGTCCGCAACAAGCACGTTTTCATCCTGCTCGATATCGGCAGCACGATCACCTACGATCAGCTCGAGGTAGCCAAAGCGATCAGCAAGTTTGTGCTGTACTTGCTGAACGAAAACGATCGTATCGCAATCGTTGCGATCGGCCAGCGAACGTTTGCACCCGGTGATGGCGATTTTCCGGGCGAGTGTCCGCCCTCGCAACGATTCCTCCGGGTGACGGCCGACGAAAGGGAACGGTTGGTGGAGTTTATCGATTCGCTCAATCGAACCAAGGGACCGACGAACCATTCGGCAGGCTTCCAGCAGGCTTTCGCCGCGTTTGACGAGCTTTACGATTCGCACGCTGAAGAAGTACCGATCGTGTTTCTGTACCTTGGGCGCGCCTTGCTGCCCGTTGGTTCGCCCGGTGCTGCAAACATCCTTCGGACGATATTCCAAGGCCAAATACCCCTGCCCTATCCGGTGATCATCAACAGCTGTCTGATTCTGCTGGATGAGCGCGAAGTGCAGCAAGAGAAGCAACTGATCGCGGACATTAGCACGCAGAACTATCGCCGCTACAATCTTTCCCACGTCGACTATCCGCCCGGTAAGATGGTGATGATTGCGAAGCATTCGTTCGATGCGCAGCGCTTCATTGTGGCGCTGATGGAACCGTTCCTTAACAACGGTGGCTTCATCGAGGAGCATCTGCGAGTGCACTTGCCGTATTACGATCAATCGCTACACGAAACCCTGGTAACGCTCAGCTACCCGGTCGGTGTACACGGACTGGTTGGTGCCGATCTCTATCTGAGCGATCTCGCCGAGGATGTAGCGTACTTCCGGCGTCGCGTGCAGCCGAACGACGAGTCGTATGCCTTTCTGATCGATCTGCAGGGCAACACGATCATGCATCCTTCGTACCCGCGACCGCTAGCAACTCGCTCACATCCTACCTACGTGACCAACATAGTTCGCCTCGAGCGCGATTACTTCGCCCCGGCCTTTAAGCGTATGATGGCTGACCCGGAAGGTAATCTGCGAATCAACCATTACGGCACGAACCGCACCACGGTTTACTACTGGAAGCGGGTTCGATTCTATATCGTTTGCCTCGTACGTTCCACAATCGACATGGTGGGTGAAGCCGCTGCGGAAAGTACATCCGTAACGCGTCGATTATTTGACGCTGGACCACAGGTTCGCTATCTGCACCAACTGACTTCCACCGCGGTTTTGACGGGGCGGAGTAGCGTGGAGTACAATTTCATCGCCTCCGGAAGTGCGGCCACCACACGAAGCCTACTGGCGGCGTTACTGTACCATCGGATCGACATTTTCCCTCctcaccaccagcagtcgACGATAAGCGGCAGTGGCAACAGTGGATTGACGGTGTGTCGGTTGGTGAAGCAGCTGGCACTCCCGGACGCTAGCACACTCTTTCTAAGTGCCTCCTCGTTCCGTTCACCGTTTGCTCACATCCGCAACAATCGCGACGGAATGTCGAAGAGCGAAGAAGACAACGTGCGTTCGATACAGAACATCATGGCGTACTTGCGGGATGCGTACGGAAAGCTGCTGTTTGCCAATCCGGGCCTTCAGCCGGATGTACGGGGTGacgtgctggcgctggtgcaAATACTGTTCGACTACCGGATGCGGCACGAACACAGTAATCTCAGCAGTTACGTCGTGAGACGGTACGCGGCCACCGTAAACGGTGTGCTGCAAACGTTCCCGGGTGGACTGCTCGATAGCGAGCTCGAACCGACGAAACGGCCGTGGTTCGTGAAGGCGATGGAATATCCAGGCCGGTTGGTCGTCACACGACCCTACCTCGATGCCGGTGGTGCAGGCTACGTGGTCAGTGTAGCTTACACGATCTTCGACGGTTCCTACAAGCCGGCTACCGGCGCTACTACCGATCGAAGTGCGATCGCCGTCGTTGCGATGGACTTTACGCAAGGCTTTTTCTACAAACTGCTGCTCGAATCAGCATCCGTTTGCGGGGTAGAGAACATCAAGTGTTTCCTGATGGACGATCAGGGCTACCTGGTGGCGCACCCGATGCTAACCGAAATGCCCGGTAAGGCGGGCAGCGTTCGACGCGCTGCAGTTGAGCACATTACGCACAAAGAGTCGCAGGTGGCGAACGACATTCTCAACCACAAGCAGCTCGTGACGAAGAAAATGTGCTACAATTACGTCAACCGCACCGTGCAGCGATTCTATCAGTTTAACATGAGCCTAGTCCCGGGCGAAATCGTGACCAACCTCATGTACGGAGAGAAAACCAAGTACCAGATCACGCTTATCCCGGGAACCAATCTCTTTCTCGGCGTTGTCAACTCCACCAACGACGGTGGCGCCTTCTGTCCGTGTAGTACC GTGGGCAATTCGTGCTTGAACTGCAATCGCATGGAACAAACCGAGTGCGAGTGTCCGTGCGAATGCCCGCTCGATTATGACGATGGGTCGGATGTGGCTAGTGGTTGCGGTGGGCGTTCAAAGCGACCCAAAGCAAGCGGAGGCAACCTTCTCCCGACACCGCTCTGTTCACCGCTGCCCGAAGAACTGCTTTCGATGAGTGCGATCAACTACGAGCCGGACTATGAGGTTAAGAGCTGCAGTAACATCAACTGTGAAGATTCCACAACGCAGGGTGATTGTTTAG GTTTGGTCGGTTGCGAGTGGTGCCAGGTGGACGTAGATGGCGAGAATCCACTAACCACCCCATTCTGCACCGCACAGCTTGCGTGCTTTGGTGGTGTGTTTGGTTCCTCCACTCCATACGGCGATGCCGCCTACACGGGCAGCAACATGGAGtcgatgctgccgccggccTACAGCTCGATTGGTCCCGTCGCTGGTGCCATCCTTGCCCTGTGCCTCGTGGTCGGCTTCGCGATGTACTGCTTCCGACAGAACGCTGACCAGAGTGGTGCCTCCGAGCAGCTGTACGACGATCTGGTGGCCGATCATTGTCACGGTTTGCCACTATCCCGATTCGACCTCGATGACGGTAGCCCGTCGGATGATTGTGATGCGGGACGCACGAACGCCAAACAAAATTTGCTGCTGAACGGACAGCAGAACGCAAACTACATGATCATACCCAATGTCGCCTCGCCGTACCAGATGTCGTCGGACTatcggcgaccggcgacgggcggtggcggaggtaGCTCGTCCGATCACGGTTACTCCACCATGACGCATCACGAAGAATCGGAGCATCTGTGTCTCGCCGGGGTCGGTGATTCCCACGTCGGTGCCCCAACCGCCTCCAATGGGAGCGGTACCAAGCGGCTATCGATGTCGGACAGTGCTTCGATCAGCACGTCCGTTTCTAGCCCCTACAGCAACCACACGGGAGGAACGGGCGGTTCGTTCCTCTCCAAACCACCGATGCTCAGCTGCGAAATGAAAGGTTTCCCAGCCGCGACTGGATTTGCCGTGGATCCGATTACACAAACGGTGCTGCCATCACCGACGTCCATTTCGCGGACAGGAGTTTTCGGGGCCACGGTGCTAACTGCCGCCGGTACACCCATTACCAACTCAACACCCACCAGTGGCCACCATATCCTCGTCCCCGTGACCGTCCATCGAAACATGGAAGTATCTTAA